Proteins encoded in a region of the Paenibacillus sp. E222 genome:
- a CDS encoding sensor histidine kinase — protein sequence MRWIQLCKRFKFRTKLILFLSAATVLISGITGLITYRIHISLFNEEVSRQYSLTAEQVLARLDSRVHDMYKVTDYITLNPSVKNAIKAQAAGISSYDQMKLEEELDDQLYQVRLDAPEIMGIRIYDLKGNIFNLGTFAGSFQQMDPSYLAEMVHKLEGTGGEYVWNRLDVDAFLQEEKSNWILAGRLMRSVDLETYGVMLILFNTSLYESYLKDLRLNEDIAAYLLDADGKLVYAFHNQDADPPPLTQLSMGATEIRDEQGTAHLYTKQTSDKAKFTLISKVSLAQIQHKGKIIVKVAVFSAAATVLCSWIIITIISRRLLRPLASLVNAMKRVRDGQFDTRVQIQTQDELGFIGERFNAMASRIDTLIHEVYERELSEKQAELKAIQAQLNPHFLYNTLSMFFWKFYMLGDEKSARLVTALSEMLQYTLEPVQRLTTLQDEMNQIDHYLQIQQARYQEALSIEISVPSELLRCQVIRLLLQPIVENVFVHAFADKRDNRRLEIRVFRYAGNDAESDMLILEIADNGCGMDPSMMDRILAPLAHADEERQHIGMRSVIRRIELIHGDPYGVQIESTPEVGTLVRLRLPYQVE from the coding sequence ATGAGATGGATTCAGTTATGTAAACGCTTTAAATTCAGAACAAAACTGATTTTGTTTCTGTCGGCGGCGACTGTATTGATATCAGGCATCACGGGGTTAATTACTTATCGCATACATATTTCGCTGTTTAATGAGGAAGTGAGTCGCCAGTATAGTCTTACCGCAGAACAGGTACTTGCAAGACTCGATTCCAGGGTGCACGACATGTATAAAGTGACGGACTACATTACGCTGAATCCCTCCGTGAAAAATGCAATTAAGGCGCAGGCTGCGGGCATTTCCTCCTATGATCAGATGAAGCTGGAGGAGGAACTGGATGATCAGTTGTATCAGGTTCGTCTCGATGCACCGGAGATCATGGGAATTCGAATCTATGATTTGAAGGGGAACATATTTAATCTCGGTACGTTTGCCGGATCGTTCCAACAGATGGACCCCTCATATTTGGCTGAGATGGTCCATAAGCTGGAAGGGACGGGAGGAGAATATGTATGGAACCGTCTGGATGTAGATGCTTTTCTTCAGGAGGAAAAATCCAACTGGATTCTGGCAGGGCGCTTAATGCGTTCTGTTGATCTGGAGACGTATGGGGTCATGTTGATCCTCTTTAATACCTCTCTGTATGAATCCTATCTTAAGGACCTACGTCTTAATGAAGATATTGCCGCGTATTTGTTGGATGCAGATGGGAAACTGGTATATGCGTTTCATAATCAAGATGCAGACCCACCACCGCTTACACAACTAAGCATGGGAGCAACCGAGATTAGGGACGAGCAGGGAACCGCTCATTTGTATACAAAACAAACGTCGGACAAAGCCAAGTTCACGTTAATCAGCAAAGTATCCTTGGCTCAGATTCAGCATAAGGGCAAGATTATCGTAAAGGTTGCTGTATTTTCTGCGGCAGCCACGGTTCTGTGTTCGTGGATCATTATTACCATCATCAGCCGCAGGCTGCTGCGTCCACTGGCCAGTCTGGTTAACGCGATGAAAAGAGTGCGCGACGGACAATTCGATACACGCGTTCAGATTCAGACACAGGATGAGCTGGGCTTCATTGGAGAACGATTCAATGCGATGGCATCACGGATCGATACGTTGATTCATGAAGTCTATGAGCGTGAATTAAGTGAAAAGCAAGCTGAGCTCAAGGCTATACAGGCCCAGTTGAATCCACATTTTCTGTATAACACATTAAGTATGTTCTTCTGGAAGTTCTATATGCTTGGAGATGAGAAGTCGGCGCGTCTGGTTACGGCCTTGTCCGAAATGCTGCAATATACACTGGAGCCAGTCCAGCGGTTGACTACCCTGCAGGATGAGATGAACCAGATTGACCATTACCTGCAGATTCAGCAGGCCCGGTATCAGGAGGCCTTATCGATCGAGATTTCTGTTCCTTCTGAACTGCTACGTTGCCAGGTGATTCGGCTGCTGCTGCAACCCATTGTGGAGAATGTGTTTGTTCATGCCTTTGCGGACAAAAGAGACAATCGTCGTCTCGAGATTCGCGTCTTCCGGTACGCGGGAAATGATGCAGAATCGGACATGCTTATTCTGGAGATAGCCGATAACGGATGCGGGATGGACCCATCCATGATGGATCGTATTTTGGCACCTTTGGCACACGCTGATGAGGAGCGTCAACACATTGGCATGCGAAGTGTAATCAGACGAATCGAACTGATTCATGGCGACCCTTATGGTGTGCAGATCGAATCCACTCCTGAAGTGGGAACGCTGGTGCGGCTTCGTTTGCCCTATCAGGTAGAATAG